The following proteins are co-located in the Diorhabda carinulata isolate Delta chromosome 4, icDioCari1.1, whole genome shotgun sequence genome:
- the LOC130892210 gene encoding uncharacterized protein LOC130892210, producing MDKRTMYAFRGWIAFVAFMDLGTAIRSYIEKRSFLSKTISDLDEYVDGEFTATRVLGVYSILKALVLVHCTLYIHYKPVVSMGVCSLISNIILYLSETVYFRASTFNFYVVFPCILNALTLGGLIYLPNHLKIWEHQMEDDEDTLRIGMLKRKRGFRQKKEY from the exons ATGGATAAACGAACTATGTATGCATTCAGAGGATGGATAGCTTTTGTTGCTTTTATGGATTTAGGTACCGCTATAAGGAGTTACATAGAAAAAAGATCGTTTCTTAGTAAAACTATATCCGATTTAGATGAATATGTAGATG GAGAATTCACTGCAACCAGAGTATTAGGAGtgtattcaattttaaaagCTTTAGTTTTAGTCCACTGTACATTGTATATTCATTACAAACC GGTTGTTAGCATGGGAGTTTGTTCCCTTATTTCAAACATTATTCTTTATCTTTCAGAAACTGTTTACTTTCGAGCTTCTACATTTAACTTTTATGTAGTATTTCCATGTATTTTAAATG CTCTAACACTGGGTGGTTTGATATATCTACCAAACCATCTTAAAATATGGGAACATCAAATGGAAGATGATGAGGACACGCTGAGAATTGGAATGTTGAAAAGAAAAAGGGGGTTTAGACAGAAAAAGGAGTATTAG